Sequence from the Ignavibacteria bacterium genome:
GCAACCGCGTGGCACTGATGAATAAAGGGAAGATTATAAGTTTCGACACCCCGCAGAACGTGAAGGCTTCCCTCGGCAAGGACGTGGTTGAAATAGTCTGCAACCCTTCGCGCCAGGCATATAAGGCAATCAAGGGAAATACGCACTTTGAAGTACAGATGTTCGGCGACAGAATAGACGTGGTTGTAGATAACTGCGATCCGGACTGCGAGACGATTAAGGATCTCCTTACGAAGGAATCGGTTACAATTACAGATTTAAGGGTAGTTCCCCCATCACTGGAAAACGTTTTTATTCATTTAATTTCAAGCGCCAAATAAATATAGGAATAAATAATGAAGAAGATTTTGTTCATTAACCTGTTACTGCCCGCCATAATGTTTGCACAGGCACAGAAGCTTTCGCTTCAGCAAAGCATTGAGCTGGGTCTTAAGAACAGCAAGGATCTCAGGATATCGCAGTCGAAGGCGACAACAGCTGAAAGCAAAGTTACAGAGGCAAATTCGCAGCTTCTGCCGCAGCTGAAATTTGCAGCAGGCTACACCAGGCTCAGCAGTGTACCGCCTTTCCAGGTATCAATACCCGGGGCACCATTTCCGATAAAGATTTCGGACGTGATATTAAACAACTACAACATCAGGTTTTCTCTTCAGCAGCCCTTGTTTACAGGCCTCAGGCTCACCTCGCTTAAGAGTGCCGCGGAGCTAAACAGCAAGGCAGCTGAAACAGATTATTCAAAAGACGTCAACGAGGCGTCGTTTAAGATACAGTCCTCCTTCTGGCAGCTCTATAAGGCAGAAGAGATGTTAAACCTCCTGAATGAGACTCTCCTTCAGAATGAGCGTCATCTTCAGGATACAAAAAACAACCTGGAAAACGGCCTTGTTACACAGAACGACGTATTAAAGCTTGAAGTGGTTTATTCAAATACAAAGCTTCAGCAGATCGAGGCGCAGAACAACCTTGACATAGCAAAAATGTCTTTTAACCAGGCACTAGGGCTTCCATTGAATTCACAGACTGCAATTGACGCAGGCACAATTGACACTTCCATTACGGGCTACAGGTTTGAAGACATTCTAAAAGAAGCCAAGGAAAACCGCGGCGAGCTTAAATCGATGGAGTACCGTCTTGAAGCAAGCGGCGAAGGGATACGTGCCGCCCGTTCAGGCTGGTTTCCATCCGTATACCTCAGCGCAAACTATTACTACAACCGTCCCAACCAGCGCTATCAGCCTCCAATAGACGTTTTCAAGAATACGTGGGACCTTGGAGTTACGCTTAACTGGGACATCTGGAACTGGGGGCTCACCTCATCTCAGACCTCGCAGGCAGAAGAGACCCGC
This genomic interval carries:
- a CDS encoding TolC family protein; this encodes MKKILFINLLLPAIMFAQAQKLSLQQSIELGLKNSKDLRISQSKATTAESKVTEANSQLLPQLKFAAGYTRLSSVPPFQVSIPGAPFPIKISDVILNNYNIRFSLQQPLFTGLRLTSLKSAAELNSKAAETDYSKDVNEASFKIQSSFWQLYKAEEMLNLLNETLLQNERHLQDTKNNLENGLVTQNDVLKLEVVYSNTKLQQIEAQNNLDIAKMSFNQALGLPLNSQTAIDAGTIDTSITGYRFEDILKEAKENRGELKSMEYRLEASGEGIRAARSGWFPSVYLSANYYYNRPNQRYQPPIDVFKNTWDLGVTLNWDIWNWGLTSSQTSQAEETRVQAEASLSQLNDAVELEVYSNYLTYERSSEKISVSRQSVLQAKENYRIINDKYNAQLATSTDLIDAETAVLQAETNYNNALVDYEIAKIRLEKSLGRRIY